The Aphis gossypii isolate Hap1 chromosome 3, ASM2018417v2, whole genome shotgun sequence genome includes a region encoding these proteins:
- the LOC126550601 gene encoding zinc finger MYM-type protein 1-like: MSTALQKEIQTNRMYIKCLIDIVLYLGRQGIAFRGHREDETSVNKGNFKEMCEFLSKHNSEFCNVYKNTLFNHTSWSIQNELIEICAANVKSTIIQEIIDCGMFSISCDEARSHKQEQLSICVRYPHGMDICERFLGFVDVSEKQTADALVLKLVEFLNASKLDKIPIIGQAYDGANVMSGHIGGVQAKLKIVHPPAKCAVYVHCMAHKINLVVIDMCKHLKDARNLFNALEALYVHFSHPTRNVKLTDLQLKLNMKKTTLSQLSDTRWICRFKSCDAVIKNFNAIAQVLNDEIDDQQSKFVAQAIGIVSTISNFKFVAYLFILHDILKVVNILSIQLQSKSATLGNSANLIKGVIDTLESYRSSIHYSELWEKMVVFSKDNGIEINVPFQGGSKRQRRESTNLKNYVVMSSTSAENNHQSDNTSTTTLEPKEYWNIHAFYPVIDTIICQMKERFSEESIQIATCVDKLLKLDFEGSSLLINQYKNLLEVIPNDLKCEMTVLKNMIKGVPSYLTIKENMSKDTFPNLFKMIQLAITLPVSSATCERSFSAMRRINNYLRSTMSQERFSNMAILNIEKDIIVDIEIILNTFAKKNRKIRVKM, from the exons ATGTCTACTGCTCTTCAAAAagaaatacaaacaaatagaatgtacattaaatgtttaattgatattgttttatatctcGGTAGACAAGGAATAGCGTTTAGAGGACACCGTGAAGATGAGACATCAGTTAATAAgg gtaattttaaagaaatgtgtgaatttttatcaaaacataaTTCAGAGTTTTgcaatgtatacaaaaatacctTATTTAACCATACAAGTTGGAGTATACAAAATGAACTGATAGAGATATGTGCTGCAAATGTTAAATCTACCATTATACAAGAAATTATAGATTGTGGAATGTTCAGTATCTCATGTGATGAGGCtcg GTCTCACAAACAAGAGCAATTAAGTATTTGTGTAAGATATCCCCATGGAATGGACATATGTGAACGATTTTTAGGATTTGTTGACGTATCAGAAAAGCAAACTGCAGATgctttggttttaaaattagttgaatttttaaatgcatctaaattagataaaattcCCATCATAGGACAGGCATATGATGGAGCAAATGTCATGTCAGGTCACATAGGAGGTGTTCAagcaaaattgaaaatagttcACCCTCCAGCCAAATGTGCagtatatgtacattgtatggCGCATAAGATTAATTTAGTAGTTATTGATATGTGCAAGCACTTAAag gatgCTAGAAACTTATTTAACGCTTTAGAGGCACTCTATGTTCATTTCTCTCATCCAACAAGAAATGTGAAGCTTACTGATTTACAACTTAAATTGAATATGAAAAAGACAACACTTTCTCAGTTAAGTGACACTCGTTGGATTTGCCGCTTTAAAAGCTGTGACGcagtgataaaaaattttaatgccATAGCTCAAGTTTTAAATGATGAAATTGATGATCAACAAAGTAAATTTGTTGCCCAAGCAATTG GTATTGTTTCtacaatatcaaattttaaatttgtagcaTATTTATTCATTCTTCATGATATTCTAAaagttgttaatatattaagtattcaaCTTCAGTCAAAATCAGCAACACTTGGAAATTCtgcaaatttgataaaaggaGTAATTGATACATTAGAAAGTTATCGTTCTTCTATTCACTATAGTGAACTGTGGGAAAAAATGGTTGTATTTTCAAAAGACAATGGAATTGAAATTAATGTTCCTTTTCAAG gTGGCTCTAAAAGGCAGAGAAGGGAGTCCactaatctaaaaaattatgtggTTATGTCATCAACTTCAGCTGAAAATAATCACCAAAGTGATAATACAAGTACCACTACATTAGAACCAAAAGAATATTGGAATATACATGCTTTTTATCCAGTaatagatacaataatatgtcaaatGAAAGAAAGATTTTCTGAAGAGAGCATTCAAATTGCAACTTGTGtagataaattgttaaaattagaCTTTGAGGGATCGTCATtacttataaatcaatataag AATTTGTTAGAAGTCATCCCTAATGATTTGAAATGTGAGATGactgttttgaaaaatatgataaaaggAGTTCCTAGCTATTTAACCATCAAAGAAAATATGTCTAAAGATACGTTTccaaatctttttaaaatgattcaatTAGCTATCACTCTTCCGGTTAGTTCGGCTACTTGCGAACGGTCGTTTTCTGCAATGAgacgaattaataattatctcaGGTCTACTATGTCACAGGAACGGTTTTCGAATATGGCAATACTTAATATTGAGAAAGATATTATTGTTGACatcgaaattattttaaatacatttgctaaaaaaaatagaaaaataagagtaaaaatgtaa